In a genomic window of Thermoproteus tenax Kra 1:
- a CDS encoding 30S ribosomal protein S3ae yields the protein MAERQQATQQEKVVISKKDVWATKRWYTVYTPSYLGGAAVAEVPASEASKLLARTLEISFFDLTKDISHLPIKIKLQINRVDGSNAYTRFKGLELSRDYLRSLIRKGTSKVVAHIDVATRDGWRLRFTILGITAFKTSASRKSAIRKAFSSVVAQKVPSLDIDALLKEVLQGAFAADLFLAAKKIYPMRKVEVAKIKVLAYPKTEGIAEVQKEAEVERATQ from the coding sequence GTGGCCGAGCGGCAACAGGCGACGCAACAGGAGAAGGTAGTGATCTCAAAGAAGGACGTATGGGCAACGAAGAGGTGGTACACCGTGTACACGCCCTCATATTTGGGGGGAGCCGCCGTGGCCGAGGTCCCCGCTTCAGAGGCCTCGAAGCTTCTGGCGAGGACCCTCGAGATCTCCTTCTTCGATCTAACTAAGGACATCTCGCACCTTCCGATCAAGATAAAGCTCCAGATAAACCGGGTGGATGGGAGCAACGCTTATACTAGGTTCAAGGGTCTTGAGCTATCTAGAGATTATCTCAGGTCGCTGATAAGGAAGGGCACAAGCAAGGTGGTGGCACACATCGATGTGGCGACTAGGGACGGTTGGAGGCTGAGGTTCACTATATTGGGCATTACTGCATTTAAAACAAGCGCTAGTAGAAAATCGGCGATAAGAAAGGCCTTCTCGTCGGTGGTGGCGCAGAAGGTGCCCTCGCTTGATATAGATGCTTTATTGAAGGAGGTTCTGCAGGGCGCATTTGCGGCAGACCTCTTCTTGGCAGCCAAAAAGATATATCCTATGAGGAAGGTCGAGGTGGCCAAGATAAAGGTTCTGGCCTATCCCAAGACTGAAGGTATAGCAGAGGTGCAGAAGGAGGCGGAGGTCGAGAGGGCGACTCAATAA
- a CDS encoding KEOPS complex subunit Pcc1: MAGSVGANKIVVEVETDLPCDISLALAPDDVDAPEGLEIRHQCRDGRYIVTIVHDDVMTLKNTLDEILRSLKVVGEVARSL, encoded by the coding sequence ATGGCCGGATCTGTTGGAGCTAATAAAATAGTAGTCGAGGTAGAGACGGACTTGCCTTGTGACATCTCTCTAGCGCTTGCGCCTGACGATGTGGACGCGCCCGAGGGTCTCGAGATAAGACATCAGTGCCGCGACGGCCGATACATCGTGACCATAGTCCACGATGATGTGATGACGTTGAAGAATACATTGGACGAAATATTAAGGTCTCTGAAGGTAGTCGGGGAAGTGGCTCGGTCGCTCTAA